The following proteins are co-located in the Pseudomonas sp. ATCC 13867 genome:
- a CDS encoding agmatine deiminase family protein, which yields MMTRRNLLGAGMTLATGLGLGLGRVSLAAERWYMPDEHRKQERVFVAYAASTEVWEDMAPDVNATVARLARAIAEFQPVTVLCRPEQQAEAKRACGGQNIDFLPLPVDDIWVRDYGGCFLVNDAPGGLALADFNFNGWGGKQHAERDREVAATLAEELEAKAIISELCGEGGGIEVDGHGTAILTESCWVNDNRNPGWTRPRIEAELKRVLGLRKVIWLPGIRGKDITDAHVDFYARFVEPGVVVVNLDNDPQSYDYAVTRRHLEILKGATDADGRRLQLHSLPPPLKPAPSAYNRDNPDFAAGYINYLPVNGGVIAPRFGDPSADAHCHALLGELYPDREIVQLNIDPIAAGGGGIHCVTLQMPAV from the coding sequence ATGATGACACGCAGGAACCTGCTCGGCGCCGGCATGACGCTGGCGACGGGACTCGGGCTCGGCCTGGGCCGCGTCAGCCTGGCGGCGGAGCGCTGGTACATGCCCGATGAGCACCGCAAGCAGGAACGGGTGTTCGTCGCCTATGCGGCGAGCACCGAGGTCTGGGAAGACATGGCCCCGGACGTCAACGCCACGGTGGCACGGCTGGCCCGCGCCATCGCCGAGTTCCAGCCGGTGACAGTGCTCTGCCGGCCGGAGCAACAGGCCGAGGCCAAGCGCGCGTGCGGCGGGCAGAACATCGACTTCCTGCCGCTGCCGGTGGATGACATCTGGGTGCGTGACTACGGCGGCTGCTTCCTGGTCAACGATGCGCCGGGCGGCCTGGCGCTGGCTGACTTCAACTTCAACGGCTGGGGCGGCAAGCAGCACGCGGAGCGCGACCGCGAGGTGGCGGCGACGCTGGCCGAGGAGCTGGAGGCGAAAGCCATCATCAGCGAGCTATGCGGCGAGGGCGGCGGCATCGAGGTGGATGGCCACGGCACGGCGATTCTCACCGAGAGCTGCTGGGTCAACGACAACCGCAATCCGGGCTGGACGCGGCCGCGCATCGAGGCGGAGCTCAAGCGCGTGCTGGGCCTGCGCAAGGTGATCTGGCTGCCGGGCATTCGTGGCAAGGACATCACCGACGCCCACGTGGATTTCTACGCGCGCTTCGTCGAGCCGGGCGTGGTGGTGGTCAACCTGGACAATGATCCGCAGTCCTACGACTACGCGGTGACCCGCCGCCACCTGGAGATACTCAAGGGTGCCACTGACGCCGATGGCCGTCGGTTGCAGTTGCACAGCCTGCCGCCGCCGCTGAAGCCCGCGCCGAGCGCTTACAACCGCGACAACCCGGATTTCGCCGCCGGCTACATCAACTACCTGCCGGTGAACGGCGGGGTGATCGCGCCACGCTTCGGCGATCCGTCTGCCGATGCGCACTGCCATGCGTTGTTGGGCGAGTTGTATCCGGATCGCGAGATCGTGCAGCTGAACATCGACCCGATTGCCGCCGGGGGCGGTGGCATTCACTGCGTGACGTTGCAGATGCCGGCGGTGTAG
- a CDS encoding sensor domain-containing diguanylate cyclase: MKRDIRLAILLLSIISLTLAVATAWELWAARERILAKAYTHNLNLTQALDTYVEGIVTQSSMLLLGLAERLENDGSEPAQLERLRHLVQRQQPLFNQLDGIVVYDASGTWLMSSSGDIPSGASSADRTFFIHHRDTPSTDAYIGEPIRSLYNGQWVITVSRRYNHPDGRFAGVISATLGVENFLQLFGKIDIGRHGAIGVATSNGQVLVRYPFRPGDMGRVLSRSPIFTQYRDITTVGTATFTSSLDGIERLYAFRKNERYPLVTSVALGKDEVLAAWYTDALRTVSIALGLLMVIVIIGCLMILAIKRRIGAEALLVAAREELLRANRQLEVLASRDPLTALRNRRSFDDHLAAELRRAHRERTPLGLLLIDIDYFKRFNDTYGHPAGDDCLRCIGRLLADNVRRPGDLTARYGGEELAVILPNTDGAGARAVAEQILQHLWQSNLPHVGSPFGRVTASIGIATLPPGSDASAAALIGAADQALYRAKAAGRNRLDSAPDLGGTPA; this comes from the coding sequence GTGAAGCGCGACATCCGCCTTGCCATCCTCCTCCTGTCAATCATCAGCCTGACCCTGGCGGTGGCCACCGCCTGGGAGCTGTGGGCCGCCCGCGAGCGCATCCTCGCCAAGGCCTACACCCACAACCTCAATCTGACCCAGGCGCTGGACACCTACGTCGAAGGTATCGTCACCCAGAGCTCCATGCTGCTCCTGGGCCTGGCCGAACGCCTGGAAAACGACGGCAGCGAGCCCGCGCAGCTGGAACGCCTGCGCCACCTGGTGCAGCGCCAGCAGCCCCTGTTCAATCAGCTCGACGGCATCGTCGTCTACGACGCCAGCGGTACCTGGCTGATGTCCTCCAGCGGCGACATCCCGTCCGGCGCCAGCAGCGCCGACCGCACCTTCTTCATCCACCATCGCGACACCCCGTCGACCGACGCCTACATCGGCGAGCCCATCCGCAGCCTCTACAACGGCCAGTGGGTGATCACCGTCAGCCGCCGCTACAACCATCCCGACGGCCGCTTCGCCGGCGTCATCTCCGCCACCCTTGGCGTGGAAAACTTCCTCCAGCTGTTCGGCAAGATCGACATCGGCCGCCACGGCGCCATCGGCGTCGCCACCAGCAACGGCCAGGTACTGGTGCGCTATCCGTTCCGCCCGGGCGACATGGGCCGCGTACTGTCGCGCTCGCCGATCTTCACCCAGTACCGGGACATCACCACCGTCGGCACCGCCACCTTCACCTCGTCGCTGGACGGCATCGAGCGCCTCTACGCCTTCCGCAAGAACGAGCGCTACCCGCTGGTGACCTCGGTTGCCCTGGGCAAGGACGAAGTCCTGGCCGCCTGGTACACCGACGCCCTGCGCACCGTGAGCATCGCCCTGGGCCTGCTGATGGTGATCGTCATCATCGGCTGCCTGATGATCCTCGCGATCAAACGCCGGATCGGCGCCGAAGCCCTGCTGGTGGCGGCCCGCGAAGAGCTACTCAGGGCCAACCGCCAGCTCGAAGTACTCGCCTCGCGCGACCCGCTCACCGCCTTGCGGAATCGCCGCAGCTTCGACGACCACCTCGCCGCCGAACTGCGCCGCGCGCACCGCGAACGAACTCCGCTGGGCCTGCTGCTGATCGACATCGACTACTTCAAGCGCTTCAACGACACCTACGGCCACCCAGCCGGCGACGACTGCCTGCGTTGCATCGGCCGGCTGCTGGCCGACAACGTGCGGCGCCCCGGCGACCTGACGGCGCGCTACGGTGGCGAAGAGCTCGCGGTGATCCTGCCCAACACCGACGGCGCCGGCGCACGCGCGGTGGCCGAACAGATCCTGCAGCACCTCTGGCAGAGCAACCTGCCCCACGTCGGCAGCCCCTTCGGCCGGGTGACCGCCAGCATCGGCATCGCCACCCTGCCCCCAGGCTCGGACGCCTCCGCCGCCGCGCTGATCGGCGCCGCCGACCAGGCCCTGTACCGCGCCAAGGCCGCCGGCCGCAACCGCCTGGACAGCGCCCCCGATCTCGGCGGAACACCAGCATGA
- a CDS encoding FMN-binding negative transcriptional regulator gives MYIPPHFQEHRPDELHRLIREHPLGILVTGHAGVLDANHLPFELELAGDKPLLRAHVARANPVWREADGEEVLVIFRGEHAYISPNWYPSKHEEHRQVPTWNYQVVHVRGRLRVMDEERFVRGVVGRLTRTHEAGEARPWKMSDSTPEFIGGMLASIVGIEVEIGEIVGKSKLSQNKEDRDRLGAAAELEIRGSHELAGAMVKSRDAQD, from the coding sequence ATGTACATCCCACCGCATTTCCAGGAACACCGCCCGGATGAACTGCATCGGCTGATCCGCGAGCATCCGCTGGGCATTCTGGTGACCGGTCATGCCGGCGTGCTGGACGCCAATCACCTTCCCTTCGAGCTGGAGCTGGCCGGTGACAAGCCGCTGCTGCGCGCCCACGTCGCCCGCGCCAACCCGGTGTGGCGGGAGGCCGACGGCGAAGAGGTGCTGGTGATCTTCCGCGGCGAGCACGCCTATATCTCGCCCAACTGGTACCCGAGCAAGCATGAGGAGCACCGCCAGGTGCCGACCTGGAACTACCAGGTGGTGCACGTGCGCGGCCGCCTGCGGGTGATGGACGAGGAGCGCTTCGTGCGTGGCGTGGTCGGGCGCCTGACCCGCACCCATGAGGCGGGCGAGGCGCGGCCGTGGAAGATGAGCGATTCCACGCCGGAGTTCATCGGCGGGATGCTGGCGAGCATCGTCGGCATCGAGGTGGAGATCGGCGAGATCGTCGGCAAGTCCAAGCTCAGCCAGAACAAGGAGGACCGCGATCGGCTGGGGGCCGCGGCGGAGCTGGAGATACGCGGTAGCCACGAGCTGGCCGGGGCGATGGTCAAGTCCAGGGACGCGCAGGACTGA
- the aguB gene encoding N-carbamoylputrescine amidase: protein MSKLTVAVLQFACSWDLPRNLDEAERRVREAAAAGARLILLPELFATPYFCIEQDHAHLALAQPYDDSPLLRRFARLAAELEVVLPISWFERAGNAYFNSLTVADADGRLLGVYRKTHIPNAIGYQEKEYFSPGDTGFRVWDTAVGRLGVGICWDQWFPETARCLALQGAEILLFPTAIGSEPGAAQLDSRDHWQTAQRGHAAANLLPVLAANRIGEEMAPSDDALRMRFYGSSFITDHKGALLAEAGRNEAAVLVRELDLDLAREERLTWGVYRDRRPEMYGPLLGLDGRHLHPRWQGV, encoded by the coding sequence ATGAGCAAGCTGACCGTTGCGGTGCTGCAGTTCGCCTGCAGCTGGGACCTGCCGCGCAATCTCGACGAAGCCGAGCGCCGCGTGCGCGAGGCGGCCGCTGCCGGGGCGCGACTGATCCTCCTGCCCGAGTTGTTCGCCACGCCGTATTTCTGCATCGAACAGGATCACGCCCACCTGGCGCTAGCGCAGCCCTATGACGACAGCCCGCTGCTGCGGCGCTTCGCCCGATTGGCGGCGGAGCTGGAGGTGGTGCTGCCGATCAGTTGGTTCGAGCGCGCCGGCAACGCCTACTTCAACTCGCTGACCGTCGCCGACGCCGACGGCCGCCTGCTCGGGGTGTACCGCAAGACGCACATTCCCAACGCCATCGGCTACCAGGAGAAGGAGTACTTCAGCCCCGGCGATACCGGCTTCCGCGTCTGGGATACCGCCGTCGGCCGCCTCGGTGTGGGTATCTGCTGGGACCAGTGGTTCCCCGAGACGGCGCGCTGCCTGGCGCTGCAAGGGGCGGAAATCCTGCTGTTCCCCACCGCCATCGGCTCCGAGCCGGGCGCGGCGCAACTGGATTCCCGCGATCACTGGCAGACCGCCCAGCGCGGCCACGCCGCCGCCAACCTGCTGCCGGTGCTGGCGGCCAACCGCATCGGCGAGGAAATGGCGCCCAGCGATGACGCCCTGCGCATGCGCTTCTACGGCTCGTCCTTCATCACCGACCACAAGGGCGCGCTGCTGGCCGAGGCCGGGCGCAACGAGGCCGCCGTGCTGGTCCGCGAGCTGGACCTCGACCTGGCCCGCGAGGAGCGCCTGACCTGGGGCGTCTACCGCGATCGCCGTCCGGAAATGTACGGCCCGCTGCTCGGCCTCGATGGCCGCCACCTGCACCCGCGCTGGCAAGGAGTCTGA
- a CDS encoding extracellular solute-binding protein, giving the protein MHKHLLIVALGLSLACALQPATAEEKVLRLFNWADYFAPDTLANFTEETGIRVIYDVMDSSETLEAKMMAGHSGYDLIFPGDTVAERLMRAGALQKLDESKLEHLGEIEPGLQSLQTKYPYSRHAVVPYTWGSIGLTYNQAKIEQRMPGAPVNSLDMLFKPELAKRFADCGISMIDSPDEVLAVVLNYLGRDPRSGKPQDLADALATLNGIRPYIRKFQSQPVTQLVNGDLCLSLGYSGDVIQSQRAADEAKKPERFEYRVPREGTSVWMDTMAIPADAPHPEYAYALINYLMRPEVMAAISTATGYPTSNAKARPMVEASMRNNPDIYLDEKAYARLFPGKDIPQRDMRARMRTWTSFKTGTGG; this is encoded by the coding sequence ATGCACAAGCACCTGCTGATCGTCGCGCTGGGGTTGTCCCTGGCGTGCGCCCTGCAACCGGCCACGGCCGAAGAGAAGGTCCTGCGCCTGTTCAACTGGGCGGATTACTTCGCCCCCGATACCCTGGCAAATTTCACTGAAGAGACCGGGATCCGCGTCATCTACGACGTGATGGACAGCAGCGAGACGCTGGAGGCCAAGATGATGGCCGGGCACAGCGGCTACGACCTGATCTTCCCCGGCGACACCGTCGCCGAACGACTGATGCGCGCCGGCGCCTTGCAGAAGCTCGACGAGAGCAAGCTGGAGCACTTGGGCGAGATCGAGCCGGGTCTGCAGAGCCTGCAGACCAAGTACCCATACTCGCGCCATGCCGTGGTGCCCTACACCTGGGGCAGCATCGGCCTGACCTACAACCAGGCGAAGATCGAGCAGCGCATGCCCGGCGCGCCGGTGAACAGCCTGGACATGCTGTTCAAGCCGGAGCTGGCCAAGCGCTTCGCCGATTGCGGCATCTCGATGATCGACTCGCCGGACGAAGTGCTGGCCGTGGTGCTGAATTACCTGGGCCGTGACCCGCGCAGCGGCAAACCGCAGGACCTGGCCGACGCGCTGGCGACGCTGAATGGCATCCGTCCGTACATCCGCAAGTTCCAGTCGCAGCCGGTGACCCAGCTGGTGAACGGTGACCTGTGCCTGTCGCTGGGCTACAGCGGCGACGTGATCCAGTCCCAGCGCGCCGCCGACGAGGCGAAGAAGCCCGAGCGCTTCGAGTACCGCGTACCGCGCGAAGGCACCTCGGTGTGGATGGATACCATGGCCATTCCTGCCGACGCGCCGCACCCGGAGTATGCCTATGCGCTGATCAACTACCTGATGCGCCCCGAGGTGATGGCGGCGATCAGCACCGCCACCGGCTACCCGACCTCCAACGCCAAGGCGCGGCCGATGGTCGAGGCGAGCATGCGCAACAACCCGGACATCTATCTTGATGAGAAGGCCTACGCGCGGCTGTTCCCCGGCAAGGACATCCCCCAGCGCGACATGCGCGCGCGGATGCGCACCTGGACCAGCTTCAAGACCGGCACCGGTGGCTGA